In one Lachnospiraceae bacterium GAM79 genomic region, the following are encoded:
- the rpsH gene encoding 30S ribosomal protein S8 yields MSMSDPIADMLTRIRNANTAKHDTVEIPASKMKKAIADILLSEGYVQAVDIIEDGKFETIKITLKYGVDKNEKIITGLKRISKPGLRVYASKDELPRVLGGLGTAIISTNKGVLTDKEARKQNVGGEVLAFVW; encoded by the coding sequence ATGTCAATGAGCGATCCAATAGCAGATATGCTTACAAGAATTCGTAATGCTAACACAGCAAAGCATGATACAGTAGAGATCCCTGCTTCAAAGATGAAAAAGGCTATTGCTGACATCCTTTTATCAGAAGGATATGTTCAGGCAGTAGACATTATCGAAGATGGTAAGTTTGAGACAATCAAAATTACATTGAAGTATGGTGTAGATAAGAACGAGAAGATCATCACAGGCCTTAAGAGAATCTCTAAGCCGGGTCTTCGTGTATATGCAAGTAAGGATGAGCTTCCAAGAGTACTTGGTGGACTCGGAACTGCAATTATTTCAACAAACAAAGGTGTACTTACTGACAAGGAAGCAAGAAAGCAGAATGTTGGTGGCGAAGTATTAGCATTTGTTTGGTAG
- the rpsM gene encoding 30S ribosomal protein S13: MARISGVDLPRDKRVEIGLTYVYGIGLASSQRILKEANVNPDTRCNDLTDDEVRRISEVINATQTVEGDLRREVALNIKRLQEIACYRGKRHRQGLPVRGQKTKTNARTRKGPKKTVANKKK; the protein is encoded by the coding sequence ATGGCTCGTATTTCAGGTGTTGATTTACCAAGAGACAAGCGTGTTGAGATTGGTCTTACTTATGTATATGGTATAGGTTTGGCATCTTCACAGCGTATCCTTAAGGAAGCAAATGTTAATCCTGACACACGTTGTAATGATTTGACTGATGATGAAGTAAGAAGAATCAGCGAAGTAATCAATGCAACACAGACTGTTGAAGGAGATTTACGTAGAGAAGTAGCGCTTAACATCAAGCGTTTACAGGAAATTGCATGCTACCGTGGTAAGCGTCATAGACAGGGACTTCCTGTTCGTGGACAGAAGACAAAGACAAACGCAAGAACACGTAAGGGACCTAAGAAGACAGTAGCAAACAAGAAGAAATAA
- the rpsK gene encoding 30S ribosomal protein S11, with protein MAKQVTKKVAKKRVRKSVQHGQAHIQSSFNNTIVTLTDAEGNALSWASAGGLGFKGSKKSTPYAAQMAAETAAKAAAPYGLKTVDVMVKGPGSGREAAIRALAACGIDVVSIKDVTPVPHNGCRPPKRRRV; from the coding sequence ATGGCTAAGCAAGTTACTAAAAAAGTGGCTAAGAAGCGTGTCAGAAAGAGTGTTCAGCACGGACAGGCTCATATTCAGTCATCTTTCAATAATACAATCGTTACATTAACAGACGCTGAAGGTAATGCACTTTCATGGGCAAGTGCTGGCGGTTTAGGATTCAAGGGTTCTAAGAAGTCAACACCATATGCTGCTCAGATGGCTGCTGAGACAGCTGCAAAGGCTGCTGCTCCTTACGGATTAAAGACTGTTGATGTTATGGTAAAAGGCCCAGGCTCAGGTAGAGAAGCAGCTATCCGTGCTCTCGCAGCTTGCGGTATCGATGTTGTAAGTATCAAAGACGTTACACCAGTTCCACATAATGGTTGTCGTCCACCAAAGAGAAGAAGAGTCTAA
- the rpmD gene encoding 50S ribosomal protein L30 encodes MADKLKVTLVKSPIGCVPKHKRTVEALGLKKVNKSVELPNNAATLGMVKQVSYLVKVEEI; translated from the coding sequence ATGGCAGATAAGTTAAAAGTTACTTTAGTAAAATCACCAATCGGATGCGTACCAAAGCATAAGAGAACTGTAGAAGCATTAGGACTTAAGAAGGTAAACAAGTCAGTTGAACTTCCTAACAATGCTGCAACTCTTGGTATGGTTAAGCAGGTTAGTTATTTAGTAAAGGTAGAAGAGATTTAA
- the rplP gene encoding 50S ribosomal protein L16 yields MLMPKRVKRRKQFRGTMAGKALRGNKITNGQYGLVALEPAWIKSNQIEAARIAMTRYMKRSGKVFIKIFPDKPVTAKPAETRMGSGKGALEYWVAVVKPGRVMFEIADVPEEVAKEALRLAMHKLPLKCKIVSKEELEEVAGSEN; encoded by the coding sequence ATGTTAATGCCTAAGAGAGTAAAGCGTCGTAAGCAGTTCAGAGGAACTATGGCTGGTAAGGCACTTAGAGGCAATAAGATTACAAACGGTCAGTATGGTTTAGTAGCACTTGAGCCTGCATGGATCAAGTCAAACCAGATCGAAGCAGCCCGTATTGCGATGACAAGATATATGAAGCGTAGTGGTAAAGTATTTATCAAGATCTTTCCTGATAAGCCAGTTACAGCTAAGCCGGCTGAAACTCGTATGGGTTCAGGTAAGGGAGCACTTGAGTACTGGGTAGCAGTTGTTAAGCCGGGCAGAGTTATGTTTGAGATTGCAGACGTACCTGAAGAAGTAGCAAAAGAAGCTTTAAGACTTGCTATGCACAAGCTTCCACTTAAGTGTAAGATCGTTTCAAAAGAAGAATTAGAGGAGGTAGCAGGCAGTGAAAACTAA
- the rplE gene encoding 50S ribosomal protein L5, producing MSRLREKYDAEIKSAMTEKFGYKNVMQIPKLDKIVINMGVGEARENAKVLDAAIKDLETIAGQKAVVTRARKSVANFKLREGMPIGCKVTLRGEKMYEFLDRLVNLALPRVRDFRGVNPNGFDGRGNYALGIKEQLIFPEIEYDKIDKVRGMDIIFVTTAETDEEGRELLTLFGMPYSK from the coding sequence TTGAGTAGACTTAGAGAAAAGTATGACGCTGAAATCAAAAGCGCCATGACTGAAAAATTTGGATATAAAAATGTAATGCAGATCCCAAAGCTTGATAAGATCGTTATTAACATGGGCGTTGGTGAAGCAAGAGAAAATGCTAAAGTTTTAGACGCAGCTATCAAGGATCTTGAAACAATCGCTGGTCAGAAGGCAGTTGTTACACGTGCGAGAAAGTCCGTTGCTAACTTCAAGTTAAGAGAAGGAATGCCTATCGGATGTAAAGTAACACTTCGTGGCGAGAAGATGTATGAGTTCTTAGATCGTCTTGTAAACCTTGCACTTCCTCGTGTACGTGACTTTAGAGGTGTTAATCCTAATGGTTTCGATGGCAGAGGTAACTATGCTTTAGGTATCAAGGAACAGCTTATTTTCCCGGAAATCGAGTACGATAAGATTGATAAAGTCAGAGGTATGGATATCATCTTTGTTACAACAGCAGAGACAGACGAAGAAGGTCGTGAACTGTTAACATTATTTGGTATGCCTTACAGCAAATAA
- the rpsE gene encoding 30S ribosomal protein S5, with the protein MKREIIDASKLELEDKVVDIKRVTKVVKGGRNSRFACLVVVGDKNGHVGVGVGKAVEIPEAIRKGKEDAAKHLVTVPVNENGSIPYDWNGEFGSATVLLKSAPEGTGIIAGGPARNVLELAGYKNIRTKSLGSNNKQNVVLATIKGLSEIKTPEEIARLRGKSVDEILN; encoded by the coding sequence ATGAAGCGTGAAATAATTGATGCTAGTAAATTAGAATTAGAAGATAAAGTAGTAGATATCAAACGTGTAACTAAGGTTGTTAAGGGCGGACGTAATTCTAGATTTGCATGTCTTGTAGTTGTTGGTGACAAAAACGGTCATGTAGGCGTAGGCGTTGGTAAGGCTGTAGAAATTCCAGAAGCTATCCGTAAGGGTAAGGAAGATGCAGCTAAGCACCTTGTTACAGTTCCTGTAAATGAAAACGGAAGTATCCCATATGATTGGAACGGAGAATTCGGTAGCGCAACAGTATTGCTTAAGTCAGCTCCAGAAGGTACCGGTATTATCGCCGGCGGTCCTGCCCGTAACGTACTTGAGCTTGCCGGATACAAGAATATCCGTACAAAATCCTTAGGATCAAACAACAAACAGAACGTAGTTCTTGCAACGATCAAAGGTCTTTCAGAGATCAAGACTCCGGAAGAAATCGCAAGACTTCGTGGAAAATCTGTTGATGAGATACTTAACTAA
- a CDS encoding type Z 30S ribosomal protein S14 translates to MAKTAMKVKQQRKQKFSSREYTRCKICGRPHSVLKKYGICRICFRELAYKGQIPGVKKSSW, encoded by the coding sequence ATGGCTAAGACAGCAATGAAAGTTAAACAGCAGCGTAAACAGAAGTTCTCATCAAGAGAATATACACGTTGCAAGATTTGTGGACGTCCACACTCAGTATTAAAGAAATACGGAATCTGTAGAATCTGCTTCCGTGAATTAGCATACAAGGGACAGATCCCTGGCGTTAAGAAATCAAGCTGGTAA
- the rplO gene encoding 50S ribosomal protein L15: MNLSTLKPAEGSKHSTNFRVGRGHGSGNGKTAGKGHKGQKARSGSPRPGFEGGQMPLYRRIPKRGFTCINHKDIVAINVSVLDRFEDGAEVTVDTLVECGIVKNPRDGVKILGNGELTKKLTVKANAFSKSAVEKIEALGGKAEVI; encoded by the coding sequence GTGAATTTATCAACATTAAAGCCAGCAGAAGGTTCTAAGCATAGTACTAATTTCAGAGTAGGCCGTGGTCATGGTTCAGGAAATGGTAAGACTGCAGGTAAGGGCCATAAGGGTCAGAAGGCACGTTCAGGATCACCTAGACCAGGATTTGAAGGCGGACAGATGCCTTTATATAGAAGAATCCCTAAGAGAGGATTTACATGTATCAATCACAAAGATATCGTTGCAATCAATGTTTCAGTTCTTGATCGTTTCGAGGATGGAGCAGAGGTTACAGTAGATACACTTGTTGAATGCGGTATCGTAAAGAATCCACGTGATGGAGTTAAGATTCTTGGAAATGGAGAGTTAACAAAGAAGCTTACAGTTAAGGCAAATGCTTTTTCAAAGTCAGCAGTCGAGAAGATTGAAGCTCTTGGCGGAAAAGCAGAGGTGATCTAA
- the rplX gene encoding 50S ribosomal protein L24, producing the protein MATLKIKKDDMVQVIAGKDKGKEGKVLRVDKKNGTVVVEGVNKVFKHSKPSMANQAGGIIEMEAPMDISNVMYLYKGKPVRVGFEGTGKDKVRVAKVDGKTEKID; encoded by the coding sequence ATGGCAACATTAAAGATTAAGAAAGATGATATGGTACAGGTTATTGCCGGCAAGGACAAAGGCAAAGAAGGCAAGGTCCTTCGTGTTGACAAGAAGAACGGTACTGTAGTCGTTGAAGGCGTAAATAAAGTATTTAAGCACAGCAAGCCAAGCATGGCTAACCAGGCAGGCGGAATTATCGAAATGGAAGCTCCAATGGACATCTCCAATGTAATGTATCTTTACAAAGGCAAGCCGGTAAGAGTTGGTTTTGAAGGAACAGGTAAAGATAAAGTCCGTGTTGCTAAAGTAGATGGCAAAACAGAGAAGATAGATTAA
- the rpsD gene encoding 30S ribosomal protein S4 — MAVDRTPVLKRCRSLGMEPMYLGIDKKSNRKSTRANRKVSEYGLQLREKQKAKFIYGVLEKPFRNLYAKAEQQKGLTGPNLMTLLELRLDNVIFRLGFARTRREARQIVDHKHVLVNGKSVNIPSYQVKAGDKIEIREKSKSLQRYKDIIAATEGHLVPGWLTADRENLCGEVVEKPNREQIDVPVNETLIVELYSK; from the coding sequence ATGGCAGTAGATAGAACCCCAGTTCTTAAGAGATGCAGATCTTTAGGCATGGAGCCAATGTATCTCGGAATTGACAAGAAATCAAATAGAAAATCAACAAGAGCAAACAGAAAAGTAAGTGAGTATGGTTTACAGCTTCGTGAAAAGCAGAAGGCTAAGTTCATTTACGGTGTATTAGAGAAGCCTTTCCGTAACCTTTACGCTAAGGCAGAGCAGCAGAAGGGCTTAACAGGTCCTAACCTTATGACATTACTTGAGTTAAGACTTGATAATGTTATCTTCAGATTAGGTTTTGCAAGAACAAGAAGAGAAGCAAGACAGATTGTAGATCACAAGCATGTACTTGTTAATGGAAAGAGTGTTAACATTCCTTCATACCAGGTAAAGGCCGGAGACAAGATCGAGATCAGAGAGAAGAGCAAATCCTTACAGAGATATAAGGATATCATTGCTGCAACAGAAGGACATTTAGTTCCAGGTTGGTTAACCGCTGACAGAGAAAACCTTTGTGGAGAAGTAGTTGAGAAGCCAAACAGAGAGCAGATCGATGTTCCTGTAAACGAGACCCTTATTGTCGAGTTATATTCCAAGTAA
- a CDS encoding adenylate kinase, giving the protein MKIIMLGAPGAGKGTQAKMIAEKYGVPHISTGDIFRANIKNGTELGAKAKEYMDKGLLVPDELVVDLVIDRFKADDCAKGYILDGFPRTIPQAEALDKALSAIGDSVDYAINVEVPDENIVRRMSGRRACVGCGATYHIVYNPTKVEGKCDVCSSDLILRDDDQPETVLNRLKVYHEQTQPLIDFYAKKGILKEVDGTMDMNDVFAAIVKILGE; this is encoded by the coding sequence ATGAAGATAATTATGTTAGGTGCACCAGGCGCAGGCAAAGGTACACAGGCTAAAATGATCGCTGAGAAGTACGGAGTACCTCATATCTCAACAGGAGATATTTTCAGAGCAAACATCAAGAACGGAACAGAACTCGGAGCAAAGGCAAAAGAATATATGGATAAGGGACTTCTTGTTCCGGATGAATTAGTTGTAGATCTTGTAATCGACAGATTCAAAGCAGACGACTGCGCAAAGGGATATATCCTTGATGGATTCCCAAGAACAATTCCACAGGCAGAGGCACTTGACAAAGCATTATCAGCAATCGGTGATTCTGTAGACTATGCTATCAATGTAGAAGTACCGGATGAGAACATCGTTCGCAGAATGTCCGGAAGACGTGCATGTGTTGGCTGTGGTGCAACATATCATATTGTATATAACCCTACAAAAGTAGAAGGCAAATGTGATGTATGTTCATCCGATCTTATCTTAAGAGATGATGATCAGCCGGAAACAGTATTAAACAGACTGAAAGTATATCATGAGCAGACACAGCCATTGATCGATTTCTATGCTAAGAAGGGTATCTTAAAAGAAGTTGACGGAACAATGGATATGAATGATGTATTTGCAGCAATCGTTAAGATTTTAGGTGAATAA
- the rplR gene encoding 50S ribosomal protein L18, translating into MVNKESRSEVRIKKHMRVRNHLAGTADRPRLAVFRSNNHMYAQIIDDSVGNTIVAASTVEKSIKEALEQTDNVDAAAYVGKVVAERALEKGIKTVVFDRGGFIYQGKVQALADAAREAGLEF; encoded by the coding sequence ATGGTTAATAAAGAATCAAGAAGCGAAGTTCGTATTAAGAAGCATATGCGTGTTCGTAATCATTTAGCTGGAACAGCAGATAGACCACGTTTAGCAGTTTTCAGAAGTAATAATCATATGTACGCTCAGATTATTGATGATTCAGTTGGAAACACAATTGTAGCAGCATCAACAGTAGAGAAGTCAATCAAGGAAGCACTTGAGCAGACAGATAATGTAGATGCAGCAGCATACGTTGGTAAAGTCGTTGCTGAAAGAGCACTGGAAAAGGGAATCAAGACTGTTGTATTTGACAGAGGAGGATTCATCTACCAGGGTAAGGTTCAGGCATTAGCAGATGCAGCAAGAGAAGCTGGTCTAGAATTCTAA
- the map gene encoding type I methionyl aminopeptidase yields the protein MAISIKSEREIELMKEAGRILALTHEELKKAIKPGITTYAIDKLGEEVIRSYGCIPSFLNYNGYPASICVSVNEEVVHGIPSKTRFLKEGDIVSLDAGVIYKGYHSDAARTYGVGKISPENEHLIAVTKQSFFEAMKVAVPGNHIRDIGRAVERYVLKFGYGIVEDLVGHGVGANLHEDPEIPNFETIKKGPKLKPGMTIAIEPMITAGDYEVDWLDDDWTVVTVDGSNAAHYENTILITEDRPIILSQAEGLEL from the coding sequence ATGGCAATATCTATAAAATCTGAGAGAGAAATTGAATTGATGAAAGAAGCCGGCAGAATTCTTGCTCTCACACATGAGGAGCTGAAGAAGGCGATCAAACCGGGAATCACAACCTATGCAATTGATAAACTTGGTGAAGAAGTGATCAGAAGTTATGGCTGTATTCCTTCTTTTCTGAATTATAATGGTTATCCGGCATCTATCTGTGTATCAGTGAATGAAGAAGTTGTTCATGGTATACCATCAAAGACAAGATTTCTGAAAGAGGGCGACATAGTAAGTCTTGATGCAGGAGTTATCTATAAAGGATATCACTCCGATGCAGCAAGAACTTACGGAGTAGGAAAGATTTCACCGGAAAATGAGCATCTGATTGCAGTAACTAAGCAGAGCTTTTTCGAAGCAATGAAGGTTGCTGTTCCGGGAAATCATATTCGAGATATCGGAAGGGCTGTAGAGCGGTATGTTTTAAAATTTGGATATGGAATCGTAGAAGACCTGGTTGGACATGGTGTTGGAGCAAATCTTCACGAGGATCCGGAAATACCGAATTTTGAAACAATCAAAAAAGGACCGAAGCTGAAACCGGGAATGACGATTGCAATCGAACCGATGATAACAGCAGGTGATTATGAAGTAGACTGGCTGGATGATGACTGGACGGTTGTAACCGTGGACGGGTCCAATGCAGCACACTATGAGAATACGATCCTTATTACAGAGGACAGACCGATCATCTTGTCGCAGGCAGAAGGATTGGAATTATAG
- the rpmC gene encoding 50S ribosomal protein L29 gives MNELNAKSVDELQNELVAAKKELFNLRFQNATNQLENTSRIKDVRKNIARIQTVIAQKANA, from the coding sequence ATGAACGAATTAAATGCTAAATCTGTTGATGAGCTTCAGAACGAATTAGTAGCTGCAAAGAAGGAATTATTTAACTTAAGATTCCAGAATGCTACAAATCAGTTAGAGAACACAAGCAGAATCAAAGATGTAAGAAAGAATATTGCAAGAATACAGACAGTTATAGCCCAGAAGGCTAATGCTTAA
- the rpmJ gene encoding 50S ribosomal protein L36: MKVRASVKPMCDKCKVIKRKGIVRVICENPKHKQRQG, from the coding sequence ATGAAGGTTAGAGCATCAGTAAAACCTATGTGCGATAAGTGCAAAGTTATCAAGAGAAAGGGAATCGTTAGAGTTATCTGCGAGAATCCAAAGCACAAACAGCGTCAGGGTTAA
- the rplF gene encoding 50S ribosomal protein L6 has translation MSRIGRMPIAVPAGVTVDIAENNKVTVKGPKGTLERVLPAEMDIKLEADVITVSRPNDLKKMKSLHGLTRTLIHNMIVGVTEGYVKDLEVNGVGYRAQKQGNKLVLALGYSHPVEMVDPEGIEVKVDGNKISVVGIDKEKVGQYAAEIREKRAPEPYKGKGIKYVDETIRRKVGKTGKK, from the coding sequence ATGTCACGTATCGGAAGAATGCCTATCGCTGTACCTGCAGGAGTGACTGTAGATATCGCAGAAAATAATAAAGTGACTGTTAAAGGACCAAAGGGAACACTTGAGAGAGTTCTCCCGGCAGAAATGGATATTAAGTTAGAAGCTGATGTAATTACAGTTTCAAGACCTAATGATTTAAAGAAGATGAAGTCTTTACACGGACTTACCAGAACACTTATCCACAACATGATCGTTGGTGTTACAGAGGGTTATGTTAAGGATCTGGAAGTAAACGGTGTAGGTTATAGAGCTCAGAAGCAGGGCAATAAATTAGTTCTTGCTCTTGGTTATTCACATCCAGTTGAGATGGTTGACCCAGAAGGTATCGAAGTAAAGGTTGATGGTAACAAGATTTCAGTTGTTGGTATTGACAAGGAAAAAGTTGGTCAGTATGCAGCAGAGATCAGAGAAAAGAGAGCACCGGAACCTTACAAGGGCAAAGGTATCAAGTATGTTGACGAGACTATCAGACGTAAAGTTGGTAAGACTGGTAAGAAATAA
- the infA gene encoding translation initiation factor IF-1: protein MSKADVIEVEGTVIEKLPNAMFQVEIENGHKVLAHISGKLRMNYIKILPGDKVTIELSPYDLTKGRIVWRDK, encoded by the coding sequence ATGTCAAAGGCAGACGTAATTGAAGTAGAAGGAACAGTAATCGAGAAGTTACCAAATGCAATGTTTCAAGTAGAGATCGAGAATGGTCATAAGGTTTTAGCACACATTAGTGGTAAGCTCAGAATGAATTATATCAAGATCCTTCCGGGTGATAAGGTAACAATTGAATTATCACCATACGACCTGACAAAGGGAAGAATTGTTTGGAGAGATAAATAA
- the rplN gene encoding 50S ribosomal protein L14, producing the protein MVQQETRLKVADNTGAKELLCIRVLGGSVRRYANIGDIIVASVKDATPGGVVKKGDVVKAVVVRSKKGARRKDGSYIKFDENAAVIIKDDLNPRGTRIFGPVARELRDKKFMKIVSLAPEVL; encoded by the coding sequence ATGGTTCAGCAGGAAACAAGACTTAAAGTTGCTGATAATACTGGTGCCAAAGAGCTCCTTTGCATCAGAGTTTTAGGCGGCTCAGTAAGAAGATATGCAAATATCGGCGATATCATCGTTGCCTCTGTTAAAGACGCAACACCAGGCGGAGTTGTTAAAAAAGGTGATGTTGTTAAGGCCGTAGTAGTAAGATCAAAGAAGGGCGCTCGTCGTAAGGATGGTTCATACATCAAGTTTGATGAGAACGCAGCAGTTATTATAAAAGACGATTTAAATCCAAGAGGAACACGTATCTTTGGACCAGTTGCAAGAGAGTTAAGAGACAAGAAGTTCATGAAGATTGTCTCACTTGCACCTGAAGTATTATAA
- the rpsQ gene encoding 30S ribosomal protein S17: MVERNLRKTRVGIVTSDKMDKTIVVSIVDNVKHPLYGKIVKRTYKLKAHDEKNECNIGDRVRVMETRPLSKDKRWRLVEIIEKAK, translated from the coding sequence ATTGTGGAAAGAAATCTGAGAAAAACACGTGTAGGTATCGTTACAAGTGACAAGATGGACAAGACAATCGTTGTTTCTATCGTAGATAATGTTAAGCATCCTCTTTATGGAAAGATCGTAAAGAGAACTTACAAGTTAAAGGCTCATGATGAGAAGAATGAGTGCAATATTGGCGATAGAGTAAGAGTTATGGAAACAAGACCTTTATCAAAGGATAAGAGATGGAGACTTGTTGAGATTATAGAGAAGGCTAAATAA
- the secY gene encoding preprotein translocase subunit SecY, which produces MFKTFINAFKVKELRQKLLYTFFVLIVVRLGSLITVPGIRADAIKEYLSNALGDSFNLFSSFTGGSFDQMSIFALNVTPYITASIIIQLLTIAIPALEEMQKDGEDGRKKITAITRFLTIGLAILESAGLAINFGRKGFMDSYNFWTVLTMIVILTGGSAFVMWLGERVTDRGVGNGISIILLINIVSTMPNDFKNIYTQFIKDKDPVRMCLIALLVVAIVVCVTILVCMLQGAERKIPVQYAKKVQGRKQMGGQSSNIPLKVNTAGVIPVIFASSLMAIPSIITSLFGKSPSGVGAKILQGMSQSYWFNANYPWGFLGLAVYILLVFFFAYFYTAITFNPMEIANNMKKSGGFVPGIRPGKPTQDYLNKILNYIIFIGAVGLLIVAMIPMFFNGFFSVNVSFGGTSIIIVVGVVIETMKSLESQMLVRHYQGFLLD; this is translated from the coding sequence ATGTTTAAAACCTTTATCAATGCATTCAAAGTAAAGGAATTAAGACAGAAATTATTATACACATTCTTTGTTCTTATAGTAGTCAGGCTGGGAAGCCTGATTACTGTACCGGGAATCCGTGCTGATGCAATTAAAGAGTATCTGAGCAATGCACTTGGAGATTCTTTTAATCTGTTCAGCTCATTTACCGGAGGATCGTTCGATCAGATGTCAATATTTGCATTGAACGTAACACCATATATTACAGCTTCCATTATCATTCAGCTTCTTACCATAGCAATTCCTGCTCTGGAAGAGATGCAGAAAGATGGTGAAGACGGAAGAAAGAAAATTACAGCAATTACCCGTTTTTTAACGATCGGTCTCGCAATTCTGGAAAGTGCAGGTCTTGCGATCAATTTCGGAAGAAAAGGATTCATGGACAGCTACAATTTTTGGACAGTATTGACAATGATCGTTATCCTTACCGGTGGTAGTGCGTTTGTAATGTGGCTTGGCGAGCGTGTAACAGATCGTGGTGTGGGAAATGGTATTTCCATTATCCTGTTGATCAACATCGTATCAACCATGCCAAATGATTTCAAGAATATTTACACACAGTTCATCAAAGACAAAGATCCGGTCAGAATGTGTCTAATTGCACTTTTGGTTGTTGCAATTGTTGTATGTGTAACCATTCTTGTATGTATGCTTCAGGGAGCTGAAAGAAAGATTCCTGTACAGTATGCAAAGAAAGTTCAGGGTAGAAAGCAGATGGGAGGTCAGTCCTCCAACATTCCACTTAAGGTAAATACAGCAGGCGTTATTCCTGTAATCTTCGCTTCTTCACTGATGGCGATTCCTTCTATTATAACAAGTTTATTTGGAAAGAGTCCATCCGGTGTCGGTGCTAAGATCCTTCAGGGAATGAGCCAGTCATACTGGTTTAATGCGAACTATCCTTGGGGATTCCTTGGATTGGCAGTATATATCTTACTTGTGTTCTTCTTCGCTTATTTCTATACAGCAATTACCTTCAATCCGATGGAGATTGCAAATAATATGAAGAAGAGCGGTGGTTTTGTACCGGGTATCCGACCGGGTAAGCCAACCCAGGACTATTTAAATAAAATACTGAACTATATTATATTTATCGGAGCAGTTGGTCTTTTGATCGTTGCGATGATTCCAATGTTCTTTAACGGATTTTTCAGTGTAAATGTTTCATTCGGTGGAACATCCATCATCATCGTAGTTGGTGTTGTAATTGAAACCATGAAGAGTCTGGAATCACAGATGTTAGTAAGACATTATCAGGGATTCTTATTAGATTAA